The Aequorivita sublithincola DSM 14238 genome window below encodes:
- the uvrC gene encoding excinuclease ABC subunit UvrC → MANASVTLQISTLPDSPGVYQYYDKDGKLLYVGKAKNLKKRVASYFNKTQENGKTRILVKKIATIKHIVVKTETDALLLENNLIKKYQPRYNVLLKDDKTYPWICIKNERFPRVFPTRRMIKDGSEYYGPYTSMKTVHTLLDLIKGLYPLRTCNYDLSEEKIRAEKYKVCLEFHLGNCAGPCEGLYSEKEYHDNIEAIRNIVKGNFKDSLHKFKSQMKDLATDLKFEQAQRVKEKIDILENYQSKSTVVNPKINNVDVFSIISDESYGYVNFLQLSHGAIIRSHTLEIKKKLDETDEELLQLAIVEIRQRFNSLTNEIYLPFEVELGENIKIHVPKLGDKKAILDLSERNAKYFRMDRFKQSKIVDPDRHEKRIMAQMKKDLRLSEEPRHIECFDNSNIQGTNPVAACVVFKNGKPSKKDYRKFNIKTVVGPDDFASMEEVVYRRYKRLLEEEQPLPQLIIIDGGKGQLSSSLKSLDKLGLRGKIAIIGIAKRLEELFYPDDPIPLYLDKKSETLKIIQQLRNEAHRFGITFHRSKRSKQALNTELETIPGIGEKTVVELLKKFKSIKRIASASFEELSKVVGASRAKKLFEHFQNVKKE, encoded by the coding sequence ATGGCCAATGCTTCGGTAACACTTCAAATTTCTACACTTCCAGATTCGCCCGGTGTTTATCAATATTACGATAAAGACGGGAAGTTACTGTATGTAGGCAAGGCTAAAAACCTGAAAAAAAGAGTCGCGTCCTACTTCAACAAAACGCAGGAAAACGGCAAAACTCGCATTCTCGTAAAAAAAATTGCTACCATAAAACACATCGTCGTTAAAACCGAAACCGATGCGCTTTTGCTGGAAAACAATTTGATAAAAAAATACCAACCACGCTACAATGTGTTGCTGAAAGATGACAAAACTTATCCGTGGATTTGTATTAAAAACGAGCGTTTTCCGCGAGTTTTCCCAACCCGAAGAATGATTAAAGATGGTTCAGAATATTATGGACCTTACACGAGTATGAAAACCGTGCATACTTTGCTCGATTTAATTAAAGGGCTGTATCCGTTGCGAACTTGCAATTATGATCTTTCCGAAGAAAAAATTAGGGCAGAAAAATATAAAGTTTGTTTGGAATTTCATTTGGGAAACTGCGCGGGACCTTGCGAAGGACTGTATTCCGAAAAAGAATATCACGACAATATTGAAGCCATCAGAAATATTGTAAAAGGAAATTTTAAGGATTCGCTCCATAAATTCAAAAGCCAGATGAAAGACTTGGCAACCGATTTAAAATTTGAGCAGGCACAGCGTGTAAAGGAAAAGATTGATATTTTAGAGAATTACCAAAGTAAATCTACTGTTGTAAACCCGAAGATTAACAATGTAGATGTGTTTTCAATAATTTCTGATGAAAGTTATGGGTATGTCAATTTCCTTCAACTTTCGCACGGCGCAATTATCCGTTCGCATACTTTGGAAATAAAAAAGAAATTAGACGAAACGGATGAAGAATTGCTTCAACTTGCTATTGTAGAAATCCGGCAGCGTTTCAATTCTCTTACAAATGAAATATATCTGCCTTTCGAAGTTGAATTAGGTGAAAACATTAAAATACACGTTCCAAAATTGGGCGACAAAAAAGCAATTCTAGACCTTTCAGAAAGAAATGCGAAATACTTTAGAATGGATCGTTTTAAGCAATCCAAAATAGTAGATCCGGATCGCCACGAAAAGCGAATTATGGCGCAGATGAAAAAAGATCTTCGTCTTTCCGAAGAACCAAGACATATTGAATGTTTTGACAATAGTAACATTCAGGGCACAAACCCTGTGGCTGCCTGCGTGGTTTTCAAAAACGGAAAACCGAGCAAAAAGGATTATCGTAAATTCAATATAAAAACCGTTGTAGGTCCAGACGATTTTGCTTCAATGGAAGAAGTGGTTTACCGTCGCTACAAAAGATTGCTGGAAGAAGAGCAACCATTGCCGCAACTAATCATCATAGATGGAGGGAAGGGGCAACTTTCTTCGTCATTAAAAAGCTTGGACAAATTAGGCTTACGCGGAAAAATTGCTATAATAGGAATTGCAAAACGTTTGGAAGAACTTTTTTACCCAGATGATCCTATTCCGTTGTATTTAGATAAGAAAAGTGAAACTTTAAAAATTATACAACAATTAAGGAACGAGGCGCACCGTTTTGGTATTACCTTTCACAGAAGCAAACGCAGTAAACAAGCTTTGAACACAGAACTGGAAACCATTCCAGGAATAGGTGAAAAAACGGTAGTAGAATTATTGAAAAAATTTAAAAGCATCAAGCGGATTGCTTCTGCCAGTTTTGAGGAGCTTTCAAAAGTTGTTGGGGCAAGCAGGGCGAAAAAGTTGTTTGAACATTTTCAGAATGTGAAGAAAGAATAA